In Brassica napus cultivar Da-Ae chromosome A3, Da-Ae, whole genome shotgun sequence, the sequence ctcatgttttggttataaaataggtaaaaatcaggtacttttaaaccgaaaaaccgattgggacccgaacccgaaagtatattgggttgtaccggttctttgaagattcactaaccccgatccgaacccgatagaacccgaaccggtcccgaaccgaactttcatataatccgaatgggcCTGATTTTGAtgaacccgaaaaaccgaaacccgattggataaaaccgaaacccgattgggaccccgaatgcccaggcctaatttTAGTAATGCAAGAGACAGAGTGCTCATTGGCCGATGCGACAATGGTTTAGGAAGTCGATAAAACAGTTAAACACTCATATCTCAAGTTTGTCTAATCTTCCTAAACCCTATGATGCCATCTTCTCAATGTTTGACGGTTGCTGgagtatttaaaaaaacaatatattttaccttttaattgaTCCAGGCATTTTATTGGcgttttcgaaaataaaaatattttagccTTTTTACAATTTTCAACAGAGTAGCTTGaccaaaataaagtaaaaaacaagTTCAACTATATCCGAACAAAAACTGACTATCTGTATAATTAAGATATTGATCACATCATGCTTAGGAAGGATTAATTAAATTCTGGTGTTTAACCCTAATTGATATATCTAAATTTCTTATTCAAACCTTTTTCAAATCTATCTACAAGATCATACAACTTGAAGTCTTGAACATATCCATGCTCTGTTTTAATCTATCTACAAAAAAATTTTACCACTTATTTGCCAAAAATTTATAACATTGATTGATGAATTTGAATTTGTCAATTTCTTAATATGAGGATGATAGGAGTACATTTTGTCTACATATTTGCCCTGTTCGAAACTACgttaggcgctagtcgggcggttgTCCTGGGCCTAGCGAGTTACTGaaaaatcggggattaagcGGGATTTACGCGGGGCCTAGTTATTATATAGTTTAGCATATAAACTAAATTGTTTGTTTGGTGCAGTGGTTTCCGGCATCTTAAACGTCCCAGCAACCTGGGTTCGAAGGCAAGTTAGCGaatttttgtcatattttttttgtttttctttaatgaAGGGTATAATTGTAATTCTCACTTCATCTTCCTCATTTAGGGCTGCGATTCTGCAACTCAAAAACACAGCCGCATTCTTTAGTTTTCTTAGCTACATCacttttctctgtttctttaaCCTAATACTTACAGATCTTGTATATATTGATTGATTTTTAACTTTAAATGGGCAAAAAACGAAGTTTATCAAAGTCTCCGAGTTTTTGTCCGATTAACGCCAAATCGAAACGCTGCTTGAACGCCAAGCGTTTATTCGCCGCGTTTTCGGACTCGGCggccgcgttttcgaacagggCATATTTGTTAATTAGAAAAGGACTACAATATTTCACTCAAGTTATACCTTACATTTTGTTATGTTAAAACATTATGGAAAACACTGAATTTCAAGTTTTCTAAATTTCAAACATTATAAAACCATAGAACATGTATGTGGGAGACTTATTTTGGGAAGGCTGTCACGTGTGTCCCACTCGTTTGAGTCACTAGGGTCGATTAGTTAACGATCAACTTTTCTATTTGATGTCGATAAAGAGAATAATTAATGTTgtttatttccttcttcttattGGGATACCAAAAATACTTCGACGTATACGGTTCAAAACAAAAACCTATCTTTGCATCTGTGACAAAATAAAGTCAAGTATCttgatcaaaataaaaatctacatatataaataaatgcaGTTAATGATAATTGAACCCAACACCTCTAGcactggtaatttctcttagaaccactaggctaaagtcactttttataaaaatatggccgcgaaaatacttattatcgtgtcagctggaagcccatgcttcttctgcttgtggccagggccgacactgaactgacgtcaagatgaagatcgtgaagttaaaaactttgctccaaacagttttgcaatgtttccaacatttataacttgatgcatataatatatatcaaaatacatttgttgtacacgcttttattagttttgcttttaaaagaaggatttacagttataaatgttttgtgccagtgaaataatggttgaaaaatctctatacatatgtcattttaaaataacactcaacttctatatatagtcaatacatatgtacatgttatattctagactaaatattttctcttttaaaaatatagaaaacaatttttttagtctaCAAACAAATGTTGTAGAACAAGTATgattaatacaaaataatatatatttaaaatccatacacaaaaaaataaaaattgttataggcctctttctgacacatgcacactccactatgaataagaattaaaaaaaacagtaatgtcatcaaactttatcacaaatccacatttgtacatctataattatgagttagacaattagttaatttgatacaataccaaaacaagaataatcgaaaaacaactataccaccgcatactaataagtaagacataacagataaccaaattcttgaatcttaaaataaatttcaactcgagcatttagtgaatatcaaattaactaatattccgcccgtagggcgggccgagaCCCTAGTAAAGAATAAAGTCAAGAATATACCGAATAAAAACTGAATTTCTGTCATTAATCAGATTCATGTTTAGCGTATGATATATCAGAATCACGTAGTTTTAGAATATTTATCGTTTTTATCAGttacaaaataatcattttcaCTTAAATAAACATGTAGATAGATGACTATAAAAATTCGTTTAAATATCCGGAAATACGAGACGACACCGTTTTGGTAGAAACAGCAGTGGATTGAGAATCCTCTACGTTATGGAAAGTTGGACCACACATGATCTGGACCATTAAATTAAATGTAAAGCCATAAGAACCGTTAGATGTCAAGAACTCGAAGCGAGTAGAGTCCAGGCGAAGATGGACCCCATATTCGACCTTTAacacctttctctctctccctccacTGCTGTGTAAAAGCTGCTCACATAAGAAAAGCAAACACTTAACGAGGAAGAAACAAACCCACCTCTTCCACGCTGTTTTTACTTGTGTTAATCAGATCTCTCTCTAGAGTTTTAAGACAAGTACTTAACTTTAGGTTCTGTTTCTGGGAATTTCTATTTATTCCCTAACTTTTCTGAGATCACATtcactttttttctaaaactgcTGAACAGTGTTATGTCCGAGCAGGAGATGATGAGAGTCTCACTGCTTTTGTCGTGTCTGCTAGCTTCAACTTGTCTCTTCACTTCCTCATCTGCTCAATCCGCAGGTAATTGTCTGTTTTTGAGTACTCTCTGATGTTTTCTTAGTAAGGTTTCTCctttattttgaaaatcttgCCTTTCGTTAGTTCCCTGAGTtgagatttgagaaaaaaaatggaatcTTTGTGGGAATTGAAATTGATTCCAACATAAAAACTCAAACTTTTGTTATTGTTGATGATGAGGGCAGGTTTTGTGAGCTTGGATTGTGGAGGTACAGAGCCATTCACCGATGAACTGGGACTTAACTGGACACCTGATGATCACCATCTCTTCGGAGCAACCGCTAACATATCTTCACTCAACGAAACAAAGACTCAGTACACTACTCTAAGGCACTTCCCTGCTGACTCAAGAAAATACTGCTACACCCTCAATGTCACGAGCAGGAACCGTTACCTCGTGAGAGCCACTTTCCTTTACGGCAACTTCGACAGCAACAATGTGTATCCCAAATTCGATATCTCCCTTGGAGCAACTCACTGGACGACCATTGTTATCTCCGAAGCCGCCACCGTTGAAACGGCGGAGCTTGTGTTTCTGGCTTCTAGTCCTAGTGTTAGTGTTTGTTTGTCCAATGCCACGACGGGACAGCCGTTTATATCCACACTTGAGCTTAGACAGTTGAATGGCTCAATGTATCTCACTGAGTTTGAAGATAAGTTTCATCTCAGTGTCTCCGCACGGATAAACTTCGGTGCAGAAACTGAAGATCCTGTGAGGTTAGTCTGTTCCCTAAGATAGatgttttaggaaaaaaatatttcagtaaaattgaaaacttcaagaaaattgaaaaaattacTATAGTTTTATTGGAAATGATTTTATTTCAGtaaatgttttatgttttttatgaaaaaaattgaaaacttcaagaaaattaattaagtttattgaattactatagTTATTGGAAATTGATCATTGCAAAAAATGATACATTTATAATActgatttaatgtgttttcttaatactCACTCacacacatattaataaaatcattAAACTTTCTATCAAACATTTGGATTGAAAATCTATCAAACatttaatgtgtttttgttaattaatgagCTGAAAGATAAGGATAAAAGTGGAAAATCCATCAAACATTTggattgaaaatataaaacacaTTTATAATGGAACAAATTTTGAAGTGTAGAAcaacatttaaaatgaaatggagggagtatatCATATGTGAAAGGAGGTAATAGTTCATAATCTGCTTCTTGAGTCCACATTGTGTTGAGAGAATAAGTTGTTGATCGCAGGTATCCGGATGATCCCTATGACAGAATATGGGAATCAGATTTGCTAAAGAAAGCTAACTACCTCGTCGATGTTGCTGCTGGTACCATGAGAGTGTCAACCACATCGCCTATAGACAACGGTGCGGTGATGGACAAACCGCCGCAGAAGGTGATGCAGACGGCTGTGGTGGGTACCAACGGGTCCTTAACTTACAGGATGAATCTCGAAGGCTTCCCTGGTAACGGTCGGGCGTTCACATACTTCGCCGAGATAGAGGATTTGGCTGAAGACGAGTCGAGGAAGTTCAGGTTGATTCTGCCTGATCATCCTGAGTACAGCAAATCTATTGTTGACGTCAAGGAGAACACTCAGAGAGCGTACAAGGTTTACGAGCCTGGCTATGTAAACATAACCCTTCCTTATGTGCTCAACTTCCGTTTCGCTAAAACGGCTGATTCTTCGAGAGGACCTATTCTGAATGCTATGGAGATTAGTAAGTACCTGGAGAAGAGTGGTGGTTCTGTTGATGGTGAGTTTTTTGCGTTTTTGTTTGTTGGTTTTGTGTTACGTGTTGTGGGTCTCTAAGTATGGTTGTTTGTGTTTGCAGCAAGTGTTATGGCTGATTTGGCATCTCTATATTCTTCAACTGTGTGGGGTCAAGAAGGTGGTGACCCATGTTTACCGTCACCGTGGTCGTGGGTGACTTGCAGTTCTGATCCACAGCCAAGAGTTGTTGCTGTGTAAGTAGCTTTGTTTGAAGCATGAGCATCTTGTGGtttgttatttttaactttGACTGTTGTTGATTACTTCAGCAAGCTGTCTGAAATGAACTTGACTGGAGATATACCTTCTGAACTGACGCAGTTGACTGGTTTGGTTGAATTGTAAGTTTACTTCATCTCTTAGACTTTTCTATCTTTGGGAACATACATTATTGATGTTGCAACTTCTTGTCTATGGCAGAATGCTTGATGGGAACTCTTTGACTGGTTCAATACCGGACTTCTCTCGGTGTCTGAACTTGAAGATAATGTAAAGAACACTCTCTTTAGGACCAAAGTTGTCTCTTAGTTTTGTATAAATGTTGATGAACTAAAATGTTTTGATGTGGCAGTCACCTGGAGAACAACCGACTAACAGGGAAGATCCCTTCCTCGTTGGCTAAACTCCCAAATCTGACTGAACTGTAAGCTACTTATTGCTATATTATTAACGCATATGGCAAGACATGGTTGTGTAATCTACATCAGCTAACCTGCATGATGGCTGCAGGTACTTGCAGAACAATTTGTTAACGGGGAAAATACCATCAAGCCTGACCAAGAACGTGATCTCTAAGTAAGTCTTTAGCATGAATAGTTCCTAGCTAGATCAGTACACTCATGTCTTCTTCTTGTAATCTTGCAGCTTCACTGGGAACTTTAATCTTAAAGAAAGTGGAGATAAAGGGAGGAAGTTAGGTGTCATCATTGGTGCATCAGTTGGTGCTATTGTTCTGTTAATCGTCACCATCATCTCACTCATGTGCATGTGCAAATTGAAGGAGGATAATAAGATGAGGAAAACTTCAGGTATCTGTTTACTCTTTGTGTTCAATGATTCTTAGGTTTGGTTTAATGTTACTCACCTTCTTCGTTTTTGGTTGCTTTTAGCTGAGTTAACAACTCGTCCCACGCATGTTCAAAGAGCGTCATCTACCTTGAGTGAAGCTCATGGAGACGCTGCACATTGCTTCACACTCTACGAGATTGAGGAAGCCACAAACAAGTTTGAGAAGAGGATTGGGTCAGGAGGCTTTGGAATTGTGTACTATGGTTTAACAAAAGAGGGGAAAGAGATTGCAGTGAAGGTTCTTGGGAATAACTCGTACCAGGGAAAGAGAGAGTTCGCTAACGAGGTTACATTACTCTCAAGGATACATCATAGAAACCTTGTGCAGTTTCTTGGTTACTGCCAAGAAGAGGGAAGAAACATGCTCGTGTATGAGTTCATGCACAACGGGACCTTGAAGGAGCATCTTTACggtaaaaacatatccttctTACTCTTTATTTGCTGCAACCATTTTGCTTTTAACGTTATGTGAACAAGCGTTTTCTTGTTCAGGTGTGGTACCACGAGACAGGAGAATCAGCTGGATCAAACGGCTTGAAATAGCTGAAGATGCAGCACGAGGTTCTTGCGAAACcttattacaaaacaaaacataaagagTTCTTGATCTCTCTGAGTATCTGATTTTGTATCTGTTTGTGTGTAGGGATCGAGTATCTTCACACAGGATGTGTTCCAGCGATCATACACAGGGATCTCAAGACGAGTAACATCTTACTTGATAAACACATGAGGGCAAAGGTTTCAGATTTCGGTTTGTCCAAACTCGCGGTTGATGGAACCTCACATGTCTCCAGCATTGTCCGTGGCACAGTTGGATACCTAGACCCTGAGTAAGCTATAGACGCATAACTAACGAACTACAT encodes:
- the LOC106441057 gene encoding probable LRR receptor-like serine/threonine-protein kinase At1g67720 isoform X1, which gives rise to MSEQEMMRVSLLLSCLLASTCLFTSSSAQSAGFVSLDCGGTEPFTDELGLNWTPDDHHLFGATANISSLNETKTQYTTLRHFPADSRKYCYTLNVTSRNRYLVRATFLYGNFDSNNVYPKFDISLGATHWTTIVISEAATVETAELVFLASSPSVSVCLSNATTGQPFISTLELRQLNGSMYLTEFEDKFHLSVSARINFGAETEDPVRYPDDPYDRIWESDLLKKANYLVDVAAGTMRVSTTSPIDNGAVMDKPPQKVMQTAVVGTNGSLTYRMNLEGFPGNGRAFTYFAEIEDLAEDESRKFRLILPDHPEYSKSIVDVKENTQRAYKVYEPGYVNITLPYVLNFRFAKTADSSRGPILNAMEISKYLEKSGGSVDASVMADLASLYSSTVWGQEGGDPCLPSPWSWVTCSSDPQPRVVAVKLSEMNLTGDIPSELTQLTGLVELMLDGNSLTGSIPDFSRCLNLKIIHLENNRLTGKIPSSLAKLPNLTELYLQNNLLTGKIPSSLTKNVISNFTGNFNLKESGDKGRKLGVIIGASVGAIVLLIVTIISLMCMCKLKEDNKMRKTSAELTTRPTHVQRASSTLSEAHGDAAHCFTLYEIEEATNKFEKRIGSGGFGIVYYGLTKEGKEIAVKVLGNNSYQGKREFANEVTLLSRIHHRNLVQFLGYCQEEGRNMLVYEFMHNGTLKEHLYGVVPRDRRISWIKRLEIAEDAARGIEYLHTGCVPAIIHRDLKTSNILLDKHMRAKVSDFGLSKLAVDGTSHVSSIVRGTVGYLDPEYYISQQLTEKSDVYSFGVILLELISGQEAISNENFGANCRNIVQWAKMHIDNGDIRGIIDPALAEDDYSLQSMWKIAEKALLCVKPHGNMRPSMSEVQKDIQDAIRMEKEALVGRGGISDEFSRSSAHSSSFNMGMRDNYVSIDESVLTPTAR
- the LOC106441057 gene encoding probable LRR receptor-like serine/threonine-protein kinase At1g67720 isoform X2 is translated as MMRVSLLLSCLLASTCLFTSSSAQSAGFVSLDCGGTEPFTDELGLNWTPDDHHLFGATANISSLNETKTQYTTLRHFPADSRKYCYTLNVTSRNRYLVRATFLYGNFDSNNVYPKFDISLGATHWTTIVISEAATVETAELVFLASSPSVSVCLSNATTGQPFISTLELRQLNGSMYLTEFEDKFHLSVSARINFGAETEDPVRYPDDPYDRIWESDLLKKANYLVDVAAGTMRVSTTSPIDNGAVMDKPPQKVMQTAVVGTNGSLTYRMNLEGFPGNGRAFTYFAEIEDLAEDESRKFRLILPDHPEYSKSIVDVKENTQRAYKVYEPGYVNITLPYVLNFRFAKTADSSRGPILNAMEISKYLEKSGGSVDASVMADLASLYSSTVWGQEGGDPCLPSPWSWVTCSSDPQPRVVAVKLSEMNLTGDIPSELTQLTGLVELMLDGNSLTGSIPDFSRCLNLKIIHLENNRLTGKIPSSLAKLPNLTELYLQNNLLTGKIPSSLTKNVISNFTGNFNLKESGDKGRKLGVIIGASVGAIVLLIVTIISLMCMCKLKEDNKMRKTSAELTTRPTHVQRASSTLSEAHGDAAHCFTLYEIEEATNKFEKRIGSGGFGIVYYGLTKEGKEIAVKVLGNNSYQGKREFANEVTLLSRIHHRNLVQFLGYCQEEGRNMLVYEFMHNGTLKEHLYGVVPRDRRISWIKRLEIAEDAARGIEYLHTGCVPAIIHRDLKTSNILLDKHMRAKVSDFGLSKLAVDGTSHVSSIVRGTVGYLDPEYYISQQLTEKSDVYSFGVILLELISGQEAISNENFGANCRNIVQWAKMHIDNGDIRGIIDPALAEDDYSLQSMWKIAEKALLCVKPHGNMRPSMSEVQKDIQDAIRMEKEALVGRGGISDEFSRSSAHSSSFNMGMRDNYVSIDESVLTPTAR